The DNA region CTTACCTATGAAGGGGCTCTCAGTTCGGAGACAGTTTTCCATCATGACTGAAAGGAGAAACTATTCACACCGCAGTTTTTATCTCACTGCCGACAATCACCGCCTTTTTGCTCAATTCATCGATCCAGCGTTCGGCGATTCGGAAAAACCCCCATCGACTCTTATATTTCTGCACGAAGGGCTCGGCAGCATAGCTCAGTGGGGAGACTTTCCTGTCTGCCTCAGCATTATGACCGGATTACCTGCGCTGGTCTATGAGCGCTGGGGATATGGAAATTCCGATGCCCTCAATATCCCAAGAACCGCACGCTACCTTCACGACGAGGCATTAATCAGCCTCCCCGATGTGCTGGAGCAGGCAAACATCAATGACGCCATCCTGATCGGCCACAGCGATGGTGGTTCGATTGCCCTTATTTTCGCAGCCGCTCATCGGGACAGAGTTCGCGGTGTTATCACGGAAGCAGCCCACGTCTTCGTCGAGGACGTAACGATAAACGGTATCCGCCAGGCTGTTGACTTATTTTATACAACCGATCTCAGGGATCGTTTGTATAAATATCACAAAGGCAACACGGATTCTATGTTTCGTGCATGGGCCGACACGTGGCTTGCCCCATCGTTTCGTAACTGGAATATCGAAGAATACCCTCCACAGATCACCTGTCCCCTTCTCGCTCTTCAGGGCGAAAAAGATGAATACGGAACACATGCACAGATCAAATCGATTGTAAGGCAGGTTGCCGGTCCCGCAGAGGGTTTAATGATACCCAACTGCGGACATGTCCCCCATCACCAGGCGCGTGAGAGGGTTCTTAACGAAATGGGTCGTTTCATCCGCTCCCTTGTTCATTCAAATGGAAATTGAAGCTCCTTACCTAAATCACTATTGATGTTCAAGGAATTGGGGAAAGAGTTGGGCATTTATTAGATAAATTCGTTAAAATCCGCCTCCTCCCTCCACGTCGACGGGGGAGGCGGATTATCAGTCCGGTATTATCATGATAATACAGCTATATGCATCCCTGTAAATATTTCCTGGCAACCTCTTCTGACAGAGAACAGGGATCCGATTCCTTTCTCAGCAATTTCTCGATCATGCGGTCCAGTTCACCGGTACTGACAAGCACTCTTAGTACCGGTTCAAGGATACTTGACCGGAGGGCTTCATTGAGTTCGTGCGTCGTCTTGCGACGCAGTCTGTCGCCAATAAAATCACTGTTCACAAGGTATTCATAATGCTCATAAACCTTGGAAGATAACTTTTCAATATCTATTTCAAATACTTCCGGTTTAAAGGAATTTCCAATTGTGAGGACGGGCGGCCGCCATCCACCGGGGGGGATTCGTGACATCTCGATCATGTTCATCAACTCTCTCTGGAGTTTGCCGGCTCCCTCGCGGTCTGCCTTGTTGACGACGAATATGTCCGCAATTTCCATGATTCCGGCCTTGATTGCCTGGATTTCGTCTCCCATGCCGGGCACAAGGACAACGAGTACCGTATGGGCATAGTGGATAATCTCCACCTCTTGCTGACCCGTACCTACTGTTTCTACAAAAATAACATCTTTTCCCATGGCGTCCATGACATGGATGGCATCACCAACGGCTTTTGAAAGCCCGCCGAGGGAACCTCGAGTGGCGAGGCTCCTGATGAAGACAGCTGGGTCCTCAGCATGTCGCTGCATACGGATTCGGTCGCCAAGCGTCGCCCCTCCTGTAAACGGACTCGTCGGATCAACGGCAAGAACACCTACCGTCTTTTCCTTCTTCCGGCTCATTTCTATTAGACCATCAACAAGAGTACTTTTCCCCGCTCCCGGTGAACCGGTAATACCCACCACCTGAGCCTTTCCTGTGTAAGGAAAAAGATGCTTGATGGTCGCCTTAGACTCAGGAATACTGTCTTCGATGTCTCTTATAAGGCGGGAGGCCGCGCGAACATCACCCGCCTTAATCTTCTTACCTGTCTCCATTACGTCCTTTCCACCGGCTTTATATTATTGTTAACCCACTCCACAATGGTATCCAGTGTAGTACCTGGTATAAAGATTGCCTTGATACCTGCATCATAGAGCTTCTGGAAATCCTGTTCGGGAATGATACCCCCTCCGATTACGGTTATATCACCTGCACCTTTTTCCCGTAATAAGGTAACTACCTGAGGAAATAAATACCGATGAGCTCCCGACAAGCAGCTTAAACCTACCACATCCACATCTTCATGGATTGCCGAAGCCGCAATCTGCGCGGGTGTTTGATGACATCCTGTGTAGATAACTTCATAACCGGCATCCCGGAAACATCTGGCTAAAATCCTGGCTCCACGATCATGACCGTCAAGCCCCGGTTTCGCCACCATAATACGAATCTTTCTCTGAGTCATTTCACTATCCCTCCCTCAATCACACTTAATAGAGTCCTGGATCACGGTA from Deltaproteobacteria bacterium includes:
- a CDS encoding alpha/beta hydrolase, giving the protein MTERRNYSHRSFYLTADNHRLFAQFIDPAFGDSEKPPSTLIFLHEGLGSIAQWGDFPVCLSIMTGLPALVYERWGYGNSDALNIPRTARYLHDEALISLPDVLEQANINDAILIGHSDGGSIALIFAAAHRDRVRGVITEAAHVFVEDVTINGIRQAVDLFYTTDLRDRLYKYHKGNTDSMFRAWADTWLAPSFRNWNIEEYPPQITCPLLALQGEKDEYGTHAQIKSIVRQVAGPAEGLMIPNCGHVPHHQARERVLNEMGRFIRSLVHSNGN
- the meaB gene encoding methylmalonyl Co-A mutase-associated GTPase MeaB, producing METGKKIKAGDVRAASRLIRDIEDSIPESKATIKHLFPYTGKAQVVGITGSPGAGKSTLVDGLIEMSRKKEKTVGVLAVDPTSPFTGGATLGDRIRMQRHAEDPAVFIRSLATRGSLGGLSKAVGDAIHVMDAMGKDVIFVETVGTGQQEVEIIHYAHTVLVVLVPGMGDEIQAIKAGIMEIADIFVVNKADREGAGKLQRELMNMIEMSRIPPGGWRPPVLTIGNSFKPEVFEIDIEKLSSKVYEHYEYLVNSDFIGDRLRRKTTHELNEALRSSILEPVLRVLVSTGELDRMIEKLLRKESDPCSLSEEVARKYLQGCI
- a CDS encoding cobalamin B12-binding domain-containing protein gives rise to the protein MTQRKIRIMVAKPGLDGHDRGARILARCFRDAGYEVIYTGCHQTPAQIAASAIHEDVDVVGLSCLSGAHRYLFPQVVTLLREKGAGDITVIGGGIIPEQDFQKLYDAGIKAIFIPGTTLDTIVEWVNNNIKPVERT